One window of Paraburkholderia sprentiae WSM5005 genomic DNA carries:
- a CDS encoding type IV secretion system protein, with translation MDDDSVFTPAVKASKSTSEKPSSPFLRAQAGEQDDRYMNLAVARHNDRVEKRILYAILAMSVAFNGYYMMSSKFIPYVVETDRIGNIITVGPADRANPVDNKRVIREQMISWVENARLIVGDQSAGKRFQKWVYARVQEGSAAKTALDRFYADRKPFETAADHTVDAQVTLCLPVSDNTFQIEWTETLHAPNGAELGKERWKGVFTYKIVPLNTEAAIRVNGAGFFVTEFTWSKVLG, from the coding sequence GTGGATGACGACAGCGTCTTTACGCCTGCAGTAAAAGCAAGCAAGTCAACAAGCGAGAAGCCCTCGTCTCCGTTCCTGCGTGCTCAAGCTGGCGAGCAGGACGACCGTTATATGAACCTCGCAGTAGCAAGACATAATGACCGCGTCGAGAAGCGGATTCTCTACGCGATCCTCGCCATGTCTGTTGCGTTCAACGGCTATTACATGATGTCGAGCAAGTTCATTCCCTATGTTGTCGAGACGGACAGGATCGGCAACATCATCACTGTGGGGCCAGCGGATAGAGCTAACCCGGTGGACAACAAGCGCGTGATCCGCGAGCAGATGATTAGCTGGGTCGAGAATGCCAGATTGATTGTCGGCGATCAGTCGGCTGGCAAGCGCTTCCAGAAATGGGTGTATGCACGGGTGCAGGAAGGATCTGCTGCAAAGACGGCGCTCGATCGCTTCTACGCGGACCGCAAGCCCTTCGAGACAGCGGCCGATCACACAGTCGACGCGCAGGTTACGCTTTGTCTACCAGTGTCGGACAACACGTTCCAGATCGAGTGGACCGAAACGTTGCACGCGCCGAACGGCGCGGAGTTGGGCAAGGAACGCTGGAAAGGGGTGTTCACGTACAAGATCGTTCCTTTGAACACCGAAGCAGCTATTCGCGTGAATGGTGCAGGATTTTTCGTTACAGAGTTCACCTGGTCGAAGGTGCTGGGTTGA
- the trbG gene encoding P-type conjugative transfer protein TrbG, whose product MKKWVALLAFVALSANAMAGQRFLTLEDAAVAQAKKWQQTGQAKPIISDDGRIMYPFGQYLPKLTCTVMRVCDIQLQPGELVTGKPVAGDTARWMMSKQVSGTGDTAITHVIVKPTDTNIQTNLIITTDRRTYQIELTSSANEKDYLNMIGFYYPEEMTSEWDESAKLKAKEQKAHDSLVAAELPVGAADRLDFDYSIDGGSDVAFKPTRVYNDGLKTYIQLPDGVPMVEAPVLLLIDKDNKPAIVNYRPKTPTLYEVDKLFDKAMLVLGTDGNEQKITITWNKHKRSFWARVGGN is encoded by the coding sequence ATGAAAAAGTGGGTTGCATTGCTCGCCTTCGTCGCATTGAGCGCGAACGCGATGGCGGGGCAGCGATTTCTGACGTTGGAAGATGCGGCCGTCGCGCAAGCGAAGAAATGGCAGCAGACGGGTCAGGCAAAGCCGATCATCTCTGATGATGGGCGGATCATGTACCCGTTCGGGCAGTACCTGCCAAAGCTGACCTGCACTGTTATGCGTGTGTGCGACATTCAGTTGCAACCGGGCGAACTCGTGACGGGGAAACCCGTGGCCGGCGATACGGCGCGCTGGATGATGAGCAAGCAAGTTTCGGGGACGGGCGATACGGCGATCACGCATGTAATCGTCAAGCCGACCGATACAAACATTCAGACTAATTTAATTATTACAACTGATCGGCGCACTTATCAGATTGAACTTACGTCGAGCGCGAACGAAAAGGACTATCTGAACATGATCGGCTTTTACTACCCGGAAGAGATGACTTCGGAGTGGGACGAGTCGGCCAAGCTTAAGGCAAAGGAGCAAAAGGCCCATGATTCTCTGGTCGCGGCAGAACTGCCGGTGGGCGCTGCGGATCGGCTGGATTTCGACTATTCCATCGACGGCGGGTCGGATGTGGCGTTCAAGCCGACGCGTGTGTACAACGATGGCCTGAAGACCTACATCCAGTTGCCGGACGGGGTGCCGATGGTGGAAGCGCCGGTGCTGCTCTTGATCGACAAGGACAACAAGCCTGCGATCGTAAATTATCGCCCGAAGACGCCAACACTCTACGAGGTCGACAAGCTGTTCGACAAAGCGATGCTCGTCTTGGGAACGGATGGAAACGAACAGAAGATCACGATCACCTGGAACAAGCACAAGCGCAGTTTTTGGGCGCGAGTCGGGGGCAATTAA
- a CDS encoding TrbI/VirB10 family protein, producing the protein MANSFDSPDTVQLKGKSTGVTRLSRKAKLLMLFGIVAVGGFLLFSIMSMDSGDKPAATTDDPDGTAEKKVQSVEPATPNLHGIGDGQVGVMAAQASDALGAGAPSIPVGGNGVAAVTVPPVGAGAVVPVSGNGGARTPAVQLSNSQNVGPQGQQYQTPEEAAEARRKQALVDARNKAIGAGMEMGGGDGGLASLGGAGIGGTVPALGANNQLNSALAAAAQAAQAAAAGGGQGPVGAYGQPQDDQNKQVRKESFLKASQSSPDNDVLKELVKPALSPYQLMAGTIIPGALECGLNSDLPGQTCARVTENVFDSATGRYLLIPQGTKMLGTYDSQVAYGQERILVAWSRLIFPDGSSINIQGMPGEDNAGNAGFDANVNNHYAKVFGSALLMAAFSAGISVSQKQSTGAYGSLSNQQIVTQSVGQQLGQTGAAYIQKGMNIQPTLTDAPGYRFKIVATKDIVFPGAYVPRPATVH; encoded by the coding sequence ATGGCAAATTCGTTTGATTCCCCGGACACTGTGCAGCTGAAAGGCAAGAGCACGGGTGTGACGCGTCTGTCGCGCAAAGCCAAGTTGCTGATGCTGTTCGGCATCGTGGCTGTCGGTGGATTTCTCCTGTTCTCGATCATGAGCATGGACAGCGGCGATAAGCCCGCAGCAACGACCGACGATCCAGATGGGACGGCTGAAAAGAAAGTTCAGTCGGTCGAACCGGCGACGCCGAATCTTCATGGCATCGGCGACGGACAGGTGGGCGTCATGGCTGCGCAAGCATCGGACGCTTTAGGCGCGGGCGCGCCGTCTATCCCCGTTGGTGGCAACGGCGTAGCGGCAGTAACGGTGCCCCCAGTAGGCGCAGGCGCGGTGGTGCCGGTGAGTGGCAACGGCGGCGCACGAACACCCGCGGTCCAATTGTCGAACTCGCAAAACGTGGGTCCGCAAGGGCAGCAATACCAGACGCCAGAGGAAGCAGCGGAGGCGCGAAGAAAGCAGGCTCTGGTGGACGCTCGAAATAAGGCGATCGGCGCCGGTATGGAGATGGGTGGCGGCGACGGCGGCCTGGCTTCCCTCGGAGGCGCTGGGATTGGCGGGACCGTTCCTGCTCTCGGCGCGAACAACCAGCTTAACTCCGCCCTGGCAGCCGCCGCCCAAGCGGCGCAAGCCGCAGCGGCTGGCGGTGGACAGGGTCCGGTGGGTGCGTATGGACAGCCGCAGGATGACCAGAACAAGCAGGTGCGCAAAGAGTCCTTCCTGAAGGCGAGCCAGTCCTCTCCGGACAACGACGTTCTGAAGGAGCTTGTGAAGCCCGCCTTGTCGCCGTACCAGCTGATGGCTGGCACGATCATTCCGGGCGCTCTGGAATGCGGGCTCAATTCTGATCTGCCGGGTCAGACGTGCGCGCGGGTGACCGAAAACGTGTTCGATTCGGCGACCGGCCGGTATTTGCTGATTCCGCAAGGCACGAAGATGCTGGGTACGTATGACAGCCAAGTAGCCTACGGCCAGGAAAGAATTCTCGTCGCATGGAGCCGCCTTATTTTTCCGGACGGAAGCTCGATCAACATTCAGGGTATGCCCGGCGAGGACAATGCAGGCAACGCTGGATTCGATGCCAACGTGAACAACCACTATGCGAAGGTCTTCGGAAGCGCCTTGTTGATGGCGGCGTTCTCGGCCGGCATTTCCGTGTCGCAGAAACAGAGCACAGGTGCTTACGGGTCGCTCAGCAACCAGCAGATAGTCACGCAGTCTGTAGGGCAGCAGCTGGGCCAGACCGGCGCGGCGTATATCCAGAAAGGTATGAATATTCAACCGACGCTGACGGACGCGCCAGGCTATCGCTTCAAGATCGTGGCGACGAAAGACATCGTGTTCCCCGGTGCCTATGTTCCGCGTCCGGCGACCGTTCACTGA
- a CDS encoding ParA family protein: protein MPTKIITVTNQKGGVGKTTLTCHLAFAAAESGAKVLVVDFCGQGNSSQFLTQNLRINKDRGGAELLFEGGDLRYTDTPMENLKVLHGHLHLEELDAQKEALVQHAIKIRSRIRSLPFDYVIFDTPPALGPRIASPLIWSDTALLTVQPLLSAITGLDDTFDTIRGVQRVNKALNVQMVVNLFTKSSKTQREFREKLKQKFGRTIVEEFSLRTPVSDALQNYRPVWSHARDKKLGAHWKDFANRVLDVTV, encoded by the coding sequence ATGCCGACGAAAATCATCACGGTGACGAACCAGAAGGGTGGCGTTGGGAAGACGACTTTGACGTGCCACCTTGCATTCGCTGCTGCGGAGTCTGGTGCGAAGGTGCTTGTGGTTGATTTCTGCGGACAGGGCAACTCGTCGCAATTTCTGACGCAAAACCTGCGGATCAACAAAGACCGAGGCGGGGCAGAGTTGCTGTTTGAGGGCGGCGACTTGAGGTACACGGACACACCGATGGAGAACCTGAAGGTGCTCCACGGCCATCTGCATCTCGAAGAACTTGATGCGCAAAAGGAAGCGTTGGTGCAACACGCCATCAAGATCCGGAGCCGCATCCGGTCCTTGCCATTCGATTATGTGATCTTCGACACTCCACCAGCGCTCGGGCCGCGTATCGCGAGTCCGCTGATCTGGTCGGACACGGCTTTGCTGACGGTACAGCCGTTGCTGTCGGCTATTACCGGCCTAGATGACACCTTCGACACGATTCGCGGGGTGCAGCGCGTGAACAAGGCGCTTAACGTGCAGATGGTGGTCAACCTCTTCACGAAGTCATCGAAAACGCAGCGCGAGTTTCGGGAGAAGTTGAAGCAGAAATTTGGCCGGACCATCGTTGAGGAATTCTCGCTTCGCACACCGGTGTCCGACGCTCTGCAAAACTACCGTCCTGTCTGGAGCCATGCGCGCGACAAGAAGCTTGGCGCGCACTGGAAGGACTTCGCCAACCGTGTTTTGGATGTGACCGTTTAA
- a CDS encoding ParB/RepB/Spo0J family partition protein: MGTLDFLNSLEAPTAQVISIDIDQIEPDEKQPRKRFHPVDGNIDEEAQTALEELADDIAAVGLTQPIIVRELDDGRYNIIAGERRWRAFRLNRDRGLPDSQEIPAIVRQDLTGSKLRLVQLSENLQRDNLTDLEIALHLRETLEEYPDLQKQELAKVMNKSSQFVSRVLALLDPKWSDVVDSGMITYASLLEQFRPLPPEVQEQLKEKARAEGRPLTSGDIRTAKETAKGQLKAPPKPTGPVGVNAELAAKVEELIAQQAPENETYRPSAAAKAAAPSRDRIKDTGGEAVIPAGTGVLSAVAQQKREARLTLQQLATMLNNGALSDLSHTVALSLPVEEMKHSITALGGTLPEDDSQLPTVLAATINKLA; encoded by the coding sequence ATGGGTACGCTCGATTTTTTGAACAGCTTGGAAGCGCCGACGGCACAGGTCATCAGCATTGACATTGACCAGATTGAGCCGGACGAAAAGCAGCCTCGTAAGCGGTTTCACCCTGTCGACGGCAACATTGACGAAGAGGCGCAGACGGCTCTTGAAGAGTTGGCTGACGACATCGCTGCGGTCGGACTAACGCAACCAATCATCGTCCGCGAACTGGACGACGGCCGGTACAACATCATTGCCGGCGAGCGTCGTTGGCGCGCGTTTCGGTTGAACCGCGACCGCGGATTACCGGACTCGCAAGAGATTCCGGCGATTGTCCGACAGGACCTGACCGGCTCAAAGCTGCGCCTCGTGCAGCTTTCGGAAAATCTCCAGCGCGATAATCTCACTGACTTGGAAATCGCCCTGCATCTGCGCGAGACGCTCGAAGAGTATCCCGACCTTCAAAAGCAGGAACTCGCCAAGGTGATGAACAAAAGTAGTCAGTTCGTCTCGCGCGTGCTCGCGCTGCTTGATCCGAAGTGGTCCGATGTCGTGGACTCTGGAATGATTACCTACGCGTCGTTGCTCGAACAGTTCCGGCCGCTTCCTCCCGAAGTACAAGAGCAGTTGAAGGAAAAGGCTCGTGCAGAGGGTCGTCCGCTCACATCGGGCGACATCAGAACGGCCAAAGAGACAGCGAAGGGGCAGCTGAAAGCGCCGCCGAAGCCGACTGGCCCGGTGGGAGTGAATGCCGAGTTGGCGGCGAAGGTGGAAGAGTTGATCGCGCAGCAGGCGCCTGAGAACGAAACCTATCGCCCGAGCGCTGCGGCCAAAGCTGCGGCCCCTTCGCGCGACCGCATCAAAGACACGGGCGGTGAGGCAGTTATCCCGGCTGGCACGGGCGTGCTGAGTGCCGTTGCACAACAGAAGCGGGAAGCACGGCTGACGCTTCAGCAGCTCGCGACCATGCTGAACAACGGCGCACTTTCGGACCTTTCGCACACGGTTGCTCTCTCGCTGCCCGTCGAGGAAATGAAACACTCGATCACCGCACTCGGAGGCACGCTGCCGGAAGACGATAGCCAATTGCCTACGGTCCTGGCTGCGACCATCAACAAACTAGCGTGA
- a CDS encoding ATP-binding protein yields the protein MRISWGKNVVNGADVVWEPGRIANPHIGVFADSGMGKTTMLRRIVSAMTATGHPRVRFHVFDGHGDVDIEGASSVTFHESSDFGFNPLELSADPEFGGVRKRIQSLIMALNQTSVRLGPRQERALTRLLVALYRREGFLMDDYTTWAADPANGKRYPTLQDAIEYGRERIKIVATGSSQRAVSALQDVFKAAKQIRIKEAALSRPGADDEVLAKLEKELESARARAIDSFTEAVSTAHTGDEFEDALDADGQKETLESVIDRLENLYQIGIYRSTPPPLDTRARVWRYIIKSLSRDEKKLFTLTRLETIFTRAIARGINSELMDICVLDEAHWFVDGSDDSVINRMVREGRKFGICMIFATQAPSDFADILMGNLGTKLLLGLDHTNSSYVVRKLGFSEAKLKSIIPHRRVLVQMKGIGELGADATLVSV from the coding sequence TTGCGTATTAGCTGGGGCAAAAACGTCGTCAATGGGGCCGATGTCGTATGGGAACCTGGCCGCATTGCGAATCCGCATATCGGGGTCTTTGCAGACAGCGGTATGGGTAAAACCACCATGCTTCGACGGATCGTCAGCGCAATGACGGCGACCGGTCATCCGCGCGTGCGCTTTCATGTCTTCGACGGGCACGGCGATGTCGATATCGAGGGCGCCTCTTCGGTCACGTTTCATGAGTCCTCGGATTTCGGTTTCAATCCTCTGGAACTGAGTGCCGATCCGGAATTCGGCGGTGTTCGCAAGCGGATTCAATCGCTCATCATGGCTCTCAATCAGACATCGGTTCGGCTCGGACCACGGCAGGAGCGCGCTCTGACGCGGCTGCTCGTGGCACTCTACCGGCGCGAAGGGTTCCTGATGGATGACTACACGACGTGGGCGGCGGACCCGGCGAACGGGAAGCGATATCCCACGTTGCAAGATGCAATTGAATACGGCCGGGAGCGCATCAAGATCGTCGCGACGGGATCGAGCCAGCGGGCGGTGAGTGCGCTGCAAGACGTATTCAAGGCTGCAAAGCAGATACGGATCAAGGAAGCAGCGTTGTCGCGCCCAGGCGCAGACGACGAAGTGTTGGCGAAGCTGGAAAAAGAACTGGAGTCGGCTCGCGCTCGCGCGATCGACTCCTTCACCGAAGCGGTTTCGACTGCGCACACTGGCGACGAGTTCGAGGACGCGCTCGACGCGGACGGGCAAAAGGAAACGTTGGAATCCGTCATCGATCGATTAGAGAACCTCTACCAGATCGGGATCTATCGCAGCACCCCGCCGCCGTTGGATACTCGCGCTCGCGTGTGGCGTTACATCATCAAGTCGCTCAGCCGCGACGAGAAGAAGCTGTTCACGCTGACGCGACTTGAAACTATCTTCACCCGAGCAATCGCACGGGGGATCAACAGTGAGCTGATGGACATCTGTGTGCTAGACGAGGCCCATTGGTTCGTGGACGGCTCAGACGATTCAGTCATCAATCGGATGGTGCGCGAAGGGCGAAAATTTGGCATTTGTATGATTTTTGCCACTCAAGCTCCGTCGGATTTTGCCGATATCTTAATGGGCAATCTCGGCACGAAATTGCTATTGGGTCTCGATCACACCAACAGTTCATACGTTGTTCGCAAGTTGGGGTTCAGCGAGGCAAAGCTGAAGTCCATCATTCCGCATCGTCGGGTGCTCGTCCAAATGAAGGGAATTGGCGAGCTGGGAGCCGACGCAACGCTTGTCAGCGTGTAA
- a CDS encoding KfrB domain-containing protein, with product MTEQDFTDLVRDTKLTQANRDAARLVLVDNMKPVDAAAQSGISKQRLSQILTVVRTAEEKRNESQRAGASAISDSVAAVDASYAVAVKSARDLYGDDTLIQTPNPNGRAVGEIVGRTDFHAVQSVGRSAVVIHDLAKLDRAPAIGRIVAIDYSRGIGVVSDRTKEQDRSGVTR from the coding sequence ATGACCGAGCAGGATTTCACGGACCTCGTCCGGGATACGAAGCTGACCCAAGCGAACCGCGACGCGGCTCGTTTGGTCCTGGTGGACAACATGAAGCCGGTAGACGCGGCTGCTCAGTCCGGTATCTCGAAGCAGCGTCTCAGTCAGATTCTCACTGTCGTCCGCACGGCTGAAGAGAAGCGCAACGAATCGCAGCGCGCCGGAGCATCCGCCATCTCCGATTCGGTCGCCGCTGTCGACGCAAGCTACGCAGTGGCGGTCAAGTCCGCGCGTGACCTGTACGGCGACGATACCCTCATCCAGACGCCCAATCCCAACGGTCGCGCAGTCGGCGAGATTGTCGGCCGTACCGATTTTCACGCCGTGCAATCGGTGGGCCGCAGTGCTGTAGTCATTCACGACCTCGCCAAACTGGACCGCGCGCCGGCAATCGGTCGCATTGTCGCGATCGACTACTCGCGAGGCATAGGTGTTGTGTCAGACCGGACCAAAGAGCAGGACCGCAGCGGCGTCACCCGTTGA
- a CDS encoding KfrB domain-containing protein, translated as MADTLTEKVTAAEAAAPRRARAQRRLDPDVKRQRLSPLDGDSDGVSITFDGSDSYVVRFDYNPDLISQIRKIPGAQFDGADAWRVPVGQYDALAEVAVSMRKEYLLDSASHDRIAALADQAARGRQATPDATPLLSDFHPRGEPLLGEIIAVNDRYAAQFTGLGKRDGVAFVTLHRLADLSDAVLKGDKVSIAYDQKGRAKVEQRLTAEERLDASLGTSVDGVKVTEEAGQYKIEFDYSPALNDRIARIDGAEFKRDEKVWTADVNLKSFVARAVNEMRAEVVADRADRDQIMEVAAERIDSPKAYDAFTGDGHSYSGRVLAMNDRYVLQHSGKDHVTLHRARSFEELPAAGQNARISYKQGKAQLTEQSRDRERNQRIAR; from the coding sequence ATGGCTGACACCCTGACAGAAAAGGTAACGGCGGCAGAAGCTGCGGCACCGCGTAGGGCGCGTGCTCAGCGACGGCTCGATCCCGATGTGAAGCGGCAGCGGCTCAGTCCACTTGATGGCGATTCCGATGGCGTGTCGATCACGTTCGACGGCAGCGATAGCTACGTCGTGCGGTTCGACTATAACCCGGATCTCATCTCGCAGATCCGCAAGATTCCGGGCGCGCAGTTCGACGGCGCAGACGCCTGGCGGGTGCCGGTTGGTCAGTACGATGCACTGGCTGAGGTAGCGGTTTCGATGCGGAAGGAATACTTGCTCGATTCCGCGTCACATGACCGGATCGCGGCGCTGGCCGATCAGGCTGCGCGCGGCCGGCAGGCGACACCCGACGCTACGCCTCTTCTCTCCGACTTCCATCCTCGCGGCGAGCCGCTGCTGGGCGAAATCATCGCGGTCAACGATCGCTACGCCGCTCAGTTCACGGGTCTGGGCAAGCGGGATGGCGTCGCCTTCGTGACGCTGCACCGTCTGGCCGATCTGTCAGACGCGGTGCTGAAAGGCGACAAGGTTTCAATCGCGTATGACCAAAAGGGACGCGCGAAGGTTGAGCAAAGACTCACGGCAGAGGAAAGGCTCGATGCTTCGTTGGGTACGTCGGTGGATGGTGTGAAAGTCACAGAGGAAGCGGGGCAGTACAAGATCGAGTTCGACTATAGCCCCGCGTTGAACGATCGCATTGCCCGAATCGACGGCGCTGAGTTCAAGCGTGACGAAAAGGTTTGGACCGCTGATGTGAACCTTAAGTCTTTCGTTGCGCGAGCAGTGAACGAGATGCGAGCCGAAGTGGTGGCGGATCGAGCAGACCGCGATCAGATAATGGAAGTCGCTGCGGAGCGCATTGATTCGCCCAAGGCGTATGACGCCTTCACCGGGGACGGCCACTCGTACAGTGGACGTGTGCTCGCGATGAATGACAGGTACGTCTTGCAACACAGCGGCAAAGACCACGTGACGCTGCATCGTGCGCGCAGCTTCGAAGAACTGCCTGCGGCGGGACAGAACGCGCGGATCTCTTACAAGCAGGGCAAGGCCCAGCTGACTGAGCAATCGCGCGACCGAGAGCGAAATCAGCGCATTGCACGCTGA
- a CDS encoding KfrB domain-containing protein, with protein MSDFQSKAAGIFERFAEKLAAVDLRTAASVTAMVGVGVVFAGIAREMQGQEHLLQSGGALAVDAYKDAMSHAQLGLGTWVREGVLGKLHSFGGNTQAKGFALMAGGPALEAASVSLARGFTNMRESISTAGQKFSRIAATRDEINPLQDRQEPIMAKQNQQDVVADVAHDPLAGYSYTAGKELKTAGGEYFVTAGSGGSRVGFLPSSGSLDGALQFESAEQLDAHLAGVSEKDRSAVKAFVRQSAERAKEPVENAIARAPLAGAQTGLEDRFAKVDWFYAYSDDSSVRAAGAAQVQEALKDLEALAKTDPESAKALWSQYGPKTISAPEFLRDAGSELSASVAPVVSTEAPLGEQGGEAKDRVNEEAVENSISAAPGRAPRSQTPVQEDAFMRAPRPGQPSLATAAGTGQAKPVPAAEKDGPSTLLNGRFVRRDNGEYFRVADGEESKRVALVDESDKIRFVDKQMDAFQAAIELAKHKEWEAILVTGTEKFRAEAWHHARMAGLEVVGYEPTEKDLATLEAAQSAGRTEGVTPRPAVSVRGVSESKAAAVDHAVKGGSVVLATNDANGRYAGKVVHQTEHHIVQDVGKKAAVIHDKSRFDAAALKRGIDRGDSLRIQYEKGRAGIDAGQDRGKSQAFSR; from the coding sequence ATGAGCGATTTTCAGTCGAAAGCGGCTGGCATATTTGAGCGGTTCGCCGAAAAGCTGGCTGCTGTGGATCTTCGTACTGCGGCATCGGTGACTGCGATGGTTGGCGTGGGCGTCGTATTCGCGGGTATCGCCCGCGAGATGCAAGGGCAAGAGCACCTTTTGCAGTCGGGGGGCGCATTGGCCGTTGATGCGTACAAAGACGCGATGTCGCATGCACAACTCGGGCTAGGAACTTGGGTTCGCGAGGGTGTTCTAGGGAAGCTCCACTCGTTCGGCGGAAACACTCAGGCAAAGGGGTTTGCGCTGATGGCGGGTGGCCCGGCGCTCGAAGCCGCTTCGGTGTCCCTTGCCCGTGGATTCACCAATATGCGCGAGTCCATTTCCACTGCTGGTCAGAAGTTTTCCCGTATCGCGGCGACGCGCGATGAAATCAACCCTTTGCAGGACAGACAGGAGCCGATCATGGCGAAACAAAACCAGCAAGACGTAGTTGCAGACGTAGCTCACGATCCTCTGGCGGGGTACTCGTACACAGCTGGGAAAGAGCTGAAGACGGCGGGGGGCGAATACTTCGTCACAGCCGGTAGCGGCGGTTCGCGCGTCGGCTTCCTGCCTTCGTCCGGTTCGCTGGACGGCGCTCTACAGTTCGAATCGGCTGAGCAGTTGGACGCGCACCTCGCCGGCGTTTCCGAAAAGGATCGGAGTGCGGTCAAGGCGTTCGTTCGCCAATCCGCGGAGCGGGCTAAAGAGCCCGTCGAAAATGCAATCGCACGCGCGCCGCTGGCGGGCGCTCAAACCGGCCTCGAGGACCGATTTGCGAAGGTTGATTGGTTTTACGCGTACTCGGACGATTCGTCGGTCCGTGCGGCCGGCGCCGCCCAGGTGCAGGAGGCGTTGAAAGATCTGGAGGCGCTTGCAAAAACCGATCCGGAATCGGCCAAGGCCTTGTGGAGCCAGTATGGCCCGAAGACCATCAGTGCGCCCGAATTCCTGCGGGACGCGGGAAGCGAGTTGTCGGCAAGTGTCGCGCCCGTCGTCAGCACAGAGGCACCGCTGGGGGAGCAGGGTGGCGAAGCCAAAGACCGTGTGAACGAGGAAGCGGTCGAAAACTCTATCTCAGCCGCGCCGGGTCGTGCGCCGCGATCGCAGACGCCGGTTCAGGAAGACGCCTTCATGCGCGCCCCGCGACCGGGCCAGCCATCGCTGGCCACTGCCGCTGGGACTGGTCAAGCGAAGCCCGTTCCAGCGGCCGAGAAGGATGGGCCATCAACATTGCTCAACGGGCGTTTCGTTCGTCGCGACAATGGTGAGTATTTTCGGGTAGCGGACGGGGAAGAGAGCAAGCGCGTTGCCTTGGTCGATGAGAGCGACAAGATTCGTTTTGTCGACAAGCAGATGGACGCATTCCAAGCCGCTATCGAGCTGGCGAAGCACAAGGAATGGGAAGCTATTCTTGTGACGGGAACTGAGAAATTCCGCGCCGAAGCGTGGCACCACGCGCGCATGGCCGGCCTCGAAGTCGTTGGGTATGAGCCGACCGAGAAGGATCTCGCGACGCTGGAAGCGGCGCAGAGCGCGGGTCGCACAGAGGGTGTGACGCCACGTCCGGCAGTATCCGTAAGGGGTGTTTCCGAGTCGAAGGCTGCGGCGGTCGATCACGCAGTCAAGGGTGGCTCTGTTGTACTGGCCACCAACGACGCCAATGGCCGGTATGCCGGGAAAGTCGTACACCAGACGGAGCATCACATCGTTCAGGACGTGGGCAAGAAAGCGGCGGTTATCCACGACAAATCCCGTTTCGATGCAGCGGCACTGAAACGCGGCATCGACCGGGGCGACAGTCTGCGCATCCAATACGAGAAAGGGCGGGCCGGCATCGACGCCGGACAGGATCGGGGTAAGTCGCAAGCCTTCTCGCGGTAG